A single Lactuca sativa cultivar Salinas chromosome 8, Lsat_Salinas_v11, whole genome shotgun sequence DNA region contains:
- the LOC111900585 gene encoding uncharacterized protein LOC111900585, with protein sequence MADSLLSSIATFHTTKIIVTDPFKFPFNGSIPASMYACVADASKLFQEYKKLPSSEPRELTSKMIKLLKEADKPAKRGKKPNFKKKEKEGQVSTVTTPKKRKSEMAAPSQPKKRKVKKMAKNPRRVSTSDLDYTPLDLQRNTPPSEKKKLQSDDDDDDDDDAPVTMWHLKELNEKLDKLMASSSTQDSLSESAIKGIDDDDDDEDEDDVAVIEESTPKSSYHKVKPNIQEIKERVNEAINQENEKSEVNLLKQRKLKFSLWSLERLRKEVIEAPSSHWLEPVLSFDAENSKDS encoded by the exons ATGGCAGACTCATTactttcttcgatcgctactttTCATACGACTAAGATCATAGTCACCGATCCCTTCAAGtttcccttcaacgggtctatTCCAGCCTCTATGTATGCTTGTGTGGCTGATGCAAGCAAACTATTCCAAGAATACAAGAAACTTCCATCTTCCGAGCCAAGGGAGTTAACTTCGAAGATGATCAAGTTATTAAAGGAAGCTGATAAACCAGCCAAAAGGGGCAAAAAGCCTAATTTTAAAAAGAAGGAGAAGGAGGGTCAAGTGTCCACGGTGACTACTCCAAAGAAGCGAAAGTCTGAGATGGCAGCTCCCTCTCAACCGAAGAAGAGAAAGGTTAAGAAAATGGCCAAGAATCCACGACGTGTTTCCACTAGTGATTTAGACTACACTCCCTTAGATCTGCAACGGAACACTCCACCAAGCGAAAAGAAAAA GCTgcaaagcgatgatgatgatgatgatgatgatgatgccccTGTCACCATGtggcatctcaaggagctgaaTGAAAAGCTAGACAAGCTTATGGCCTCCTCATCTACTCAGGATTCTCTTTCTGAGTCTGCTATTAAAG gcattgatgatgatgatgatgatgaggatgaggaTGATGTTGCTGTTATAGAAGAATCGACTCCTAAATCAAGTTATCACAAAGTCAAGCCCAACATTCAAGAGATTAAAGAAAGAGTTAATGAAGCTATTAATCAGGAGAATGAAAAGAGTGAAGTGAATCTGCTTAAACAAAGGAAATTGAAGTTTTCTCTGTGGTCGTTGGAAAGGCTTCGGAAGGAGGTAATTGAAGCTCCAAGCTCACATTGGCTAGAGCCTGTTCTTTCATTCGATGCTGAGAATTCTAAAGATTCTTAA